GACGAAGGGGCGGTCTTGTGCGTCAAGTGCGGCTACAGCTTCAAGACCGGACGCCGGTTTGAGCTGTCGCTCGGCGAAGGGGTCAGCTCCGGTCCCGGCTCGCCCAAGAGCTTCGAGGTCGGCTCCGGCGTCAAGAAACCGGCCAAAGCAGCCGCCGTCGCGGTTGAAGGCGAGGCCTCGGGAATCCAGATCGACTGGTACCAGATCAAGACCTACATCCTGCCCGTAGCCTTTATCGTCCTGTTCCTGGCCCTCTCGGTGATGCAGGCGGGTATTGCGGGCGGCATCATGGCGGTCATCAGCATCGTCGTCCGCGTGGCGTTCCTGCTGGTCGCGATGACCATCGCGGCCAAGCTGGCCGAGTTCGGGTTCGGCGAGTTCGGACCGGCGATCCTTCAGACGTTCGGCATCGCCGCCGCCCTGGCCCTGGCCCCCATGTTGGTCGGTGGGCTGTTCATGCTGATCTTCTACCTTCCCATCCTCTGGCTATTGCTCTACCTGTTCTTCGGCGTCGACTTCTTCGAGGCGTTTTTGATCATCATCATCATGGGAACGGTCGAGTCGTTCCTCATGACGATCCTGATGTCCGCCTTCGCGTCGCTGCTGTCCGGAGGAGGCGGATATTAGAAACCCGCTGACCCTGACCTGAC
The sequence above is a segment of the Phycisphaerae bacterium genome. Coding sequences within it:
- a CDS encoding FHA domain-containing protein, with product MSYLEVHLPNGQVEHFELSKASMVVGRSPEADIRVHLPIVSRQQARIDRLGKNRWIIHDLGSRNKTRVDNRSVKSHVLTNKDIVFFGSIKAVFHDPSGASNQPMAVPKEKPQKAEPKKAASSETIDIVETRCPECSTVLDEGAVLCVKCGYSFKTGRRFELSLGEGVSSGPGSPKSFEVGSGVKKPAKAAAVAVEGEASGIQIDWYQIKTYILPVAFIVLFLALSVMQAGIAGGIMAVISIVVRVAFLLVAMTIAAKLAEFGFGEFGPAILQTFGIAAALALAPMLVGGLFMLIFYLPILWLLLYLFFGVDFFEAFLIIIIMGTVESFLMTILMSAFASLLSGGGGY